GATGGTTGCGGGCAAGGTTGCGGTGATCTGCGGATATGGCGATGTGGGCAAGGGCTCGTCGCACTCGCTGCGCGGCATGGGCGCTCGCGTTATCGTCACCGAGGTCGACCCGATCAATGCGCTACAGGCTGCTATGGAGGGATTCGAGGTCACGACGATTGAAGAGACGTTGGGACGCGGCGATATCTATGTCACCTGCACCGGAAATCTGGACATCATTACTCTTGAGCACATGAAGCTGATGAAGGATCAGGCTATCGTTTGCAACATCGGCCACTTCGACAACGAGATCCAGATGGATCTGCTGAATCAAGAACCTGGCGTAACGAAGCTCAACATCAAGCCGCAGGTGGATCAATACACCTTCCCCGATGGTCACAGCATCTTTGTGCTCGCCGAAGGACGGCTAGTGAATCTGGGCTGCGCGACGGGTCATCCGAGCTTCGTGATGAGCAACAGCTTTGCCAACCAGACGCTGGCGCAGCTTGATCTCTGGGCGAACAAGGACACGTACAAGGTCGGTGTTTACGTGCTGCCGAAGAAGCTGGATGAAGAGGTTGCGCGGCTGCATCTGGAGAAGATCGGCGTGAAGCTGACGACGCTCACTGCGAAGCAGGCTGATTATCTGGGCGTGCCGGTCGAAGGGCCGTTCAAGCCGGATCATTACCGCTACTAGATTTCCCTTCGGTGTCCAGGGAAGCTGGCTTCCCTGGACACCGAATTTATTGGCGCTTGCGCCTGACGAACCGCTTGTACGCCCTCCATGTGAAGTTATGCAGCAGGCGGGTTTGTTCTGACTTCAGCGCCTCGTAAGACCGCTTCACATAGCCGTCGAACTCAGGCGGCCAGCCGATAGTCGACCGGCGCTCGCTGAAGTCCCCTTCCGCCCACTTTGCCAATACTGCTTTGTAGCCCACAACGTGCGTCACGAACTCAAGCAGACAGTGCGGCATCTGCTCCTCAATGATCAGATAGGCTTTTTCAATGATGATCTTCTCGCGCACGTCATTGAGCGGCATGAAGATCGTCGTCATCCACAAAACCCACTCCTTCAACTCCTCATCCTGGACGGGGTGAGTCTGAGTCTTGCCTTGTTTCTTCAGCAGCGATTTGCAGGCGATGTGTCCGGCTTGCGAGGCCACATACAGAGGGCCATAAAATTCATTCAGCCGCTTGTTCACCAGGCGCAGCTTATCCCGGCGACGCGCCAACATTCTGGCGCTCATAAATGTCGCCATATAGCCTGCAAACGCGAGAACTACAGTGAGGATTGTCGCGTTTTGCCAGGACCCCGAAACTGAGAACAAAGTTGGATCCATTGCCTGCACCGTCGATGAGTATACGACCCGGGTCGAGGTGCAGGCAGTGATCGCCGTCGCATCAATGGCCGTCGGGAGCCGGGACCATCACAGCGTTCGAGTCTACCTTGGGGATGCCGAAGTGGCCGCTGAGATGAATCAGGTCCAGCGGGCGCAGGTCACCTGCAACCTGGATCACGTTCACGTCGCGCGAGCCACGTGCCAGTACAGCAATGCCGTCGATATCAGCGCCCGTGAAATGCAGCCAGAGATCGGTGGCTGTGCCGTGGTGCTCAGCGGAACCGGGTGGAGGCTCGTGCGCATCGACCAAATGCTTCCAGCCAGCGGCGTGGTACGCCGCGACGAGCGAGGCCATCGCGTCCGGGGCGTAGGTTGCCGGGTGCGGATACCGATAAAGGTCGTAGGAGATGCTGGTGAGCGCGGCGGCAGCACGATCCGGCGGCATTCCACCCGACTGAAGAAGGGCGCGCGCGGCCTGCAGCATCGACCGGTCAAAGACCAGGCCTGTGTGAGATGCGGGCTCGTCCGCGAGATTTCCGACAAACTGCCGGATGTCGGGAGATGTTGCTGCGGGAGACTGGCCGGAAAGCTGGACACCAAGAAACGCGGTCATCAGGACTAGAGCGCCGGGGAAAACGCGCAAAGTCGATCTCATAGAAAACTCCTGCCCGGTTAGACACCGATTTCCGGCAGGAGTTCCTTTCCGGTCTCCGCGACAGAGCAAAATTCTACTTGCCACGTCACTTCCCTTGTCTGAAGGCCGAAAAACCTAGTCGACCGGAATGGCTTTTCCGTTCCGAACGGCCTGATCCAAAACCGACCTGAGCCTGCGCGATGCGGCCTCGGACTCCCTACCCTGCTGCTCGCCGATTCTGCCCATCTCCTCGCCGAGTCGCCCCATGCGCTCGCCGATTTCGCCTTGCTTTTCGCCGAGTTCACCCTGGCGTTCGCCGATGCGGCCTTGAATTTCGCCTATGCAGCCCTGAATGTCCCCGATCCGCTCCTGGAGTTCGGCGAGTTTCTCTTCGGAGAACTCCTTGCTCATGTCTTCGGTGAGCTTCTTGAACTTATCGCTTTGCAATTCAGCGAGCTGAGAATGCAACTTTGACATTTCGGCTTCAAATTCAGGGCCGGGGACTTTGATCTTGGCAAGTTCGGGAGCAAGCTCGGCCATCTCTCTGTTGAGCTTTTCCTGCTCTTCTGGTGGGAATGCCTTGGCCGCAGCTTCTGCGATCTTATCGACTTGGATTTTGGCAAGCTTGCCCTGCAAATTGGCCATTTGAGATTCGATTTCGGCGTTTTGCCTACTGGCGCGATCGATCTCAGGCTGCATCCTGGCCATTTCTTCATTGAGTCTGGCCTGGAGTCGGTCGAGCTCTGCTTTTCGACCTTCCAGACCGGGACTGGTCCTCAGCATGTTTTGCGCCTGGGCGAGGATGGCCGGATCGGTAATCACGTATGACTTGCCGTCGCGTTCAAACCAGAGAAAGTTGCTGTGATATTTGCGCTTCGCCTCCTCCAGCGCCCTTCCTGCATGACCGGACATCGTGACCTGGCCGTTTCCTCGAATGATGGCAAAGGAATTGTCGTCATCATCAGAAAAGGCAAACGAGGAGTCGTCGGGCCGCTGCGGCGGCATGGGCGGTTCGGGAGCCATGTCCGTATTGACCTGAACGTTGACATGGGGCGCGGGTTCGGGAGCAGGCATCGGTGCGACGTCCGACGTCGGCGGAACGGGTGCAACCGAGACCCCTGTGGGTGAGGCTGGTGCTGTAGGTGGCGCGGGAGGAGCGGCTTGGTCCGAAGCTTGATTGGAATCGACAGAGGTGACCTGACCGGCTACCTCTCCGGAAGTCTGTCCCGTGATCTGACCTGCAGCCGTGCCGCTTACCTGGCCGCTGACTGGGGTCGCACTCTGGATTGATGCGGCTGTTTGGGCCTGCGCGGCCTCCACTGCGGGCACAATGCGGACACCTGCGATGGCGACGACAAGTGCGGCGGGTACGATGACTGCGGCGAGAACAGCATGGCGGCGTTCGCCCCAAAAAGCGAGACGGAAATTACGGGCGTTGAGGATCCGTTCGATGCGGCTAGACACATTACTGCTGCGAGCCATGGCGACTCCAGCGATGGGTACTGTGCGGGGTATGGCGGCGAATTCGAGAAGCACCTTGGCGTAGGACGCGGCGTTCGGAGCCTGTTCCAGACCGGCGCGGTCGCTCAATGCTTCGCCGAGTTCCGAGAGCTTGCGCTGCAACCACCAACCTAGCGGACTGAACCAGAAGATGGCGACGTGGATCGCCGCCAACAACTGGAGATAGAAGTCTCGCTGGCGGACATGCGACTGCTCGTGGGCGAGGACAATGCGCAGCTTGCCTGCGTCCCATTCCCGGTAGTCTGCAGGAAGAATGACGGTCGAGCCGATCGTCACCGGCGTTGTCAGCGACGGGTTGGAGCGGATGTTTCGCGCCTGAAGCTGGAGTGCTCCGGGATCGGCGAGCGAGCCGAATACGCGGTCGGTGACTGGCTGGGAACTTCGCCAGATTCGGTGAGCAATTGCCAGTCCGGCGACGATGCGAAGAAATAGAAGGCCGGCTACCGCCAGATAGAGGGACGCCAGAATCGGTAACAGGATCGGCAGGATCAGTACGATCAGTTTGCTCTGTGCCCACTGGAACAGTCTGCCAGCCGAAGAGGTTTCCTGCTTGCGGAACGCCGTGGAGCGCTGCGGAGCGGGAGAAACCAGTAAGGACGCGGGGCCTGTTTCCGTTACGACCATCGGAACGGAAGAGTATTGCTCAACCGAGTGTAAAGAGATCGACTTCGCTTCGTCCGCATGGCTCGCGCGGCTGATGCGATGGCTGGGCGACGGTTTTGGAATCCTGACGACCGGGTCTGGATTGATGGAATCCGAATTGACAAATTGCAGGGAGTTTGAATCCACAACCTGTGGGGCTGCCTGAGTTACAGACTGCGGGCTTGCGGATCGCAAAGGGCGAATCGGAATGCGCAGCGCCTGAACTCCAATCCGGTCCAGCGCCAGCCACGACGTGTGCATCAGGAGCGGCATCGTTCCGGCGGCCAGCAAAACCATCACCCAGGCAATTTTTTGAGCGAGGACCGCATTCAGGCGCAGGGCACGGATACCGGCCCATACGGCTACTGCCATCAGAAACGAACGAAAGGCGGCTTCAAGTATCCAAAATCCAGCATGGGTGAGCATTACTTCTCTCCTTTGCCGTTAGCCTTTTGCGAATTGACGCCGGTCTGGCTCGCATCCTGCGCAGCAGCAATACGCTCTGCCAGACGCTTCAGTTCCCTGTGGTCGAGGACGGAGGAGTCCACCATGCCTACAAGCAATTGCTCGACCGAGCCATCGCAGAACCACTCCAGGATTCGCTTCACCGCCCGCCCTGCCACCATTGGCGCGGGCTCTGCGGGCGAGTACAGAAAGGTCCGGCTATCGAGAATGTGCGTAAGATAGCCCTTTTCTTCCAGCCGTCGCAGAACGGTGCGCACAGTCGAGTCCTTGAGCGTGCGGTCCTGCCTGTCCAGCTCTTCCCTCACCTGGTCCGCCGACAGCGTGCCATGCTGCCACATGAGCTGGAGTACGCTTCGCTCCAGTTCGCCCAGTTCGGCAGGGTCATGCCCGGTCAATTCGTTCACCGACAGCTCATGTCCTACCCGATCGTGACCGTCTGTAACGTTACTCATCATAATGCTACAGACGGTAACACATCAGGACGGTGAGCACGCAAGAGAAATTTTTAGGTTTTTTTGAATTTCTGCCGGGTACGACGAATTTCAGCGGAAACGCTAGAATCAAAACAGGAAGAACTTTTTCCGGAGGAACCCGGCTTGCCACTCTACGAATATCGCTGCACCTCGTGCGGCTACAGCTTTGAAAAAATCCAAAATTTCAGCGCCGAACCCGAGCGCGAATGCCCAAAATGCCAGGGAGTCCTGATCCGCCCGGTCACTGCCCCGGCCCTGCGGTTTGAAGGCGCTGGCTGGTATGTGAACGATTACGCCGGAAAAGGCGGCACAAAGGCCGGCGAAACGGCTACGGCGTCCGCCTCGGACGGGACAAAAGAATCGAACGGGACGAGCGGGAAGGAATCCAAGACCGAATCGAAGTCGAGTGGAGCAGACAGCTCTGCGCCTTCAACCGCAGCCCCCGCACCAGCCGCTACCAGCACAACTCCGAGCTCATCTTCAGGCACCTAGAGTCGTAAGCGGGACTATTTGGTATCCAGCAGGCTTAGCTGAACATCGTCGGTGCGTGGGAAACGCGCGGGCAATATCTCGTCGACATCAACCCATTGCGTGGGATAGCTGCCGGTGTAGCAAGCGGTGCAATATCCGGTGGACTGGCCGCTGGGCTCGGTGTGTTCGCAGCACTTGAGCAGGCCGTCGAGGGAGAGATAAGCCAGAGTGTCGGCTTCAATGTACTGACGGATCTCTTCGACAGATTTGTTCGCCGCAATCAGGTCGCGCTTGCTCGGAGTATCTACGCCATAAAAACAGGGCGAAATCGTCGGTGGACAACTGATGCGCAGATGCACTTCTTTCGCGCCCGCGCCGCGCACCATCCGCACGATCTTGCGGCTCGTCGTCCCGCGAATGATCGAGTCGTCGATGAGAATGACGCGCTTGCCTTCGAGCAGATTCCGCACCGGATTGAGCTTGAGCTTGACACCGAAATCGCGTACCTTCTGCTCCGGCTCGATGAAGGTGCGCCCTACGTAATGATTGCGGATCAGGCCGAAGCGGAATGGGAGCTTGGCTTCTTCCGCGTAGCCGAGGGCCGCCGTGACTCCGGAGTCCGGGACGGGCACGATGACGTCGGCTGGAACGTGGGATTCGCGGGCGAGTTGACGGCCCATTTGGTCGCGGCTCTCCTGCACCCACCGGCCATAGATGCGGCTGTCCGGGCGAGCAAAGTAGACATGCTCGAAGATGCAACTGGTTTGCGCGACGCCGTTGGAGAACTGACGCGAAGTCACTCCATCTTCCGTCACCATGACCAACTCGCCGGGAAGAACTTCGCGTTCGTACTCGGCGCGCAGCAGGTCGAAGGCGCAGGTTTCGGAGGCGAAAACAATCGTGTCCGGACCGTCAGAGTTGCGGATGCGCCCCATCGAGAGCGGCCGGAAGCCGCGTGGGTCGCGAGCGGCAAAGATGCGGTCGCGGGTCATCATGACAATGGAAAACGCGCCCTCGACCTGGCCCAGAGAATCTGCAATCGCATCGACCAGAGACGCTGCCTTCGAGTGCGCGATGAGCTGGACGATGATTTCCGAATCGGAAGTAGTCTGAAAATAGGCTCCGGCGCGCTCCAGCTTCTCCCGCAGGTTGCCGAGGTTCACCAGGTTGCCGTTATGGGCAATGGCGATAAGGCCTTTGGTGGAATCGACGCGAATAGGCTGGGCATTGAGCAGCGCCGAGTCGCCGGTGGTCGAATAACGCGTGTGACCGATGCTCAGGTCACCTGGGAGCTTGCGCAGCACGTCTTCGGTAAAAATCTCCGAAACCAGGCCCATGCCTTTGATGTTCGAAAGATGATGCCCGTTGGCCGTGGCGATGCCTGCGGATTCCTGTCCGCGATGCTGCAAAGCATAGAGGCCGAGATAGACCTGGCGGGCAGCTTCCGGATGGCCGTAGATGGCCATGACGCCGCATTCTTCGCGGAGCTTTGGGTCGTCTTCGGTGCTGCACACACGCCGAATTACCGCTTCGCGGCCTGGATTCTCTGAGGATTCAGCTTTGATTGCTTCGGAAAGATCGGCGACGCCTTCGACGCCCTGGTAGAGCAACCGGCTCATGCCGTCACCTCGTCGTGAAGAGCGGCTTCCAGAGCCGACATCCACGGCTGACGAAGTTCCGATAGTGAAGCGGAGATCACCATATCGCCATAGACCGAGATCTCAAGCCGGTCACCACCTGTTGTCCCAATACGAGCAGTCATGAAGTTGTACTCCGAGGCCAAAGCCTCAATCTCAGAAACCCGGTTCGGTCGCGTCGAAATCACGACCGTGGAGGCCGGCTCTGCAAAAACTCCGAAGAGCGGGTTGGCCATCTGCGACCGCTCCTGCTCGACCGAGGCACCGATGCCATGAGCAAATGATGCCTCAGCCAATGCCACAGCAAGTCCGCCATCTGTTAGATCGCGCACCGACGAAACCAGCTTCTTGTGGGCCAACACTCCCAGAAGTTCTTGAAGTTTCGCTTCGGCGGCAAGATCGAGCGACGGCGGACAGCCCCACACACTGCCCTGCACCACCTTCGCATATTCAGAGGAACCGAAAACAATCAGGTTCCTGCTCATTTCCGCCTCTGTTCCCTCAGCGGTTTCGCGAGCCCTGGGCAGCGGCTCCATCGCCGGAAATGGATACTGACTGATCGGCAGCGGCTCAAAGGGAACCTGAAGATTGGGCTCAGGCTCTTCGCCGCGCGGGACAGGCCACAACAGCAGAATTGCGTCCCCGGCTTTCTGGAAATCCGCCGGAACAGCCTTGGTCACATCCTCCAGAATGCCAACGATTCCCAGGACAGGCGTGGGATAGATTCCTTCGCCGCGTGTTTCGTTGTAGAGCGAGACATTGCCGCCGGTAATCGGAGTTCCAAGCGCAGTGCAGGCCTCACCAATGCCGTCGATGGCTGCGGAAAGCTGGGCCATGATTTCGGGCTTTTCCGGGTTGCCGAAGTTAAGGCAATTCGTAGCCGCTACCGGCGTTGCGCCGGTGCAGGCGACCTTGCGCGCAGCTTCGGCTACGGCATGCATCGCGCCCAGTTTCGGATCGAGGTAACACCAGCGGCCGTTGCCGTCGAGCGCCATGGCGAGGCCGCGCTCATGGCCGGGCGTCCCTGTTCCCTTGATGCGCATCACGCCGCCTTCGCCGCCCGGGCCCTGCACCGTATTGGTCTGGACCATGGTGTCGTACTGCTCGTGCACCCAGCGCTTCGAGCAGATATTGGCGCTGGCGAGCAGCTTTTTCAAATCGGCCGTGTAATCGCGCGGCTCATTCAATGCAGCAACCACCGCTTCCGGAGGGTCGAGCGGCAGTGGCGACTTCCAGGTACCGACAGGGCGATTGTAGAGCGGGGCGTCGTCCGTCAGTGACTCGTTGGGAATGTCCGCGACGAGCACACCGTGATGGCGAATGCGCAGGCGCGGCTCCGGCTTGACAGTGCCGACGATGACCGCGTCCAGACCCCATTTGGCAAAGACGCTGAGAACTTCGTGCTCGCGGCCGGATTCGGCGACGAGCAGCATACGCTCCTGGCTCTCGGAGAGCATGATCTCGTACGAATTCATGCCCGTTTCGCGCTGCGGAACATTGTCGAGTTCGACGTCGAGACCGACGCCGCCGCGCGCGCCCATCTCGCAGGTGGAGCAGGTCAATCCTGCTGCGCCCATGTCCTGAATGCCGACAATCGCGCCCGTCTGCATGGCTTCGAGGCAGGCTTCGAGGAGCAGCTTTTCCATGAACGGATCGCCGACCTGCACATTGGGCCGCTTCTGCTCCGTACCCTCATGAAACTCTTCGGAAGCCATGGTCGCGCCGTGAATTCCGTCGCGGCCAGTCTTCGCGCCCACGTAGATCACCGGATTGCCCACGCCGCTGGCCTTGCCGTAGAAGATCTCGTCGATCTTGACGAGGCCGAGCGCGAAGGCGTTCACCAGCGGATTGCCGCTATAACAGGACTCAAACTTCGTTTCGCCGCCGAGATTGGGCACGCCGAAGCAGTTGCCGTAGCTGGCCACGCCGCTGACCACGCCATCGACAATCGAGTGATTCCTGCGAACAAGCTCCGGCGATTCAGATCCCGCTTCAATCGGCCCAAAACGCAGCGAATCCATAACCGCCAGCGGACGTGCACCCATGGTGAAGATGTCGCGGAGAATGCCGCCGACGCCAGTCGCGGCGCCCTGGTGCGGCTCGATGTAGCTGGGATGATTGTGGCTCTCGATCTTGAAAGCGCAGGCCCAGCCGTCGCCTACGTCAATAATGCCGGCGTTTTCGCCCGGTCCCTGGACGACGCGATCGCTCTTGGTAGGCAGCCGCTTCAGATGCACTTTGGAGGATTTGTAAGAGCAGTGCTCGCTCCACATCACCGAATAAATGCCCAATTCGGTAAGCGAAGGCACCCGGCCAAGCGCAGCCAGAATGCGGGCATATTCGTCAGGAGTGATACTGTGCTGGGCCAGCAGCTCCGGAGTAATCACTGCCGGTGCGGGAGCTTCCGCCTCGCCAAAATTCTGGCTCGAGACCTGACCAGGGAAAGGGGATGATGTCATCTCGGTCACATTCCATTGTCGCACGGCTGTAATGGAGAAAACATCTGCCAACCTCAGCCCAAACGAACCGGGAACGGATGACGCCGCGCGCGCACCTATGCGATACTGTCCGCTGTAGCCCACCCCAAGCCGGGATGGCGGAACTGGCAGACGCAGCGGACTCAAAATCCGCCGAGACAACCTCTCGTGGGGGTTCGACCCCCCCTCCCGGCACCAACAAAATAAAAGGTTTAGAATACAGACATTGTCGTAATATTTTCCGACTGCTAACCTTGCACAGGTGTTACACACTTTCACGATTGTGAAGGGAGTGACCGATGCCGGAGCATCACACAATCCTCGGCGGAAAAGTCCACGTTTACAAACGGGACGATGACAGCCGGTACTGGCAATGTGCCAGCTACCTTGCCGGCAAAAACCGGCGGGAAACAACAAAAGAGGCGAGCCTCGCGAAGGCCAAGGACTTCGCAGAGGATTGGTATCTGGGCCTGCGCGGCAAAATCCGCGATGGCGAACTCATCACGGAAAAAACATTTCGTGATGCAGCCACCCAGTTTGAGCGTGAATACGAGATCATCACCGAAGGCCAGCGCAATCGAGTTTATGTGAACGATCACAAACGACGACTGCGCATCCATCTGGTCCCCTTTTTTGGCAATATGGGGCTCTCAAAAATAAACCCCGGTCAGGTTCAGGAGTACCGTATTCACCGCCTTGAAGAGGCGATGAAGGTGCATGGCAAGCCCCCGGCCCGGAATACCATGCACCAGGAGATCGTGACGCTGCGCCAGACACTCAAGACGGCAGTACGTCACCAATGGCTCCAATATCTTCCCGACTTGTCGGAGCCCTATCGGGCTTCGGGGAAAATCTCGCACCGCGCCTGGTTTTCCCCGGAGGAGTACAAGAAACTCTACGAAGCAACCAGAAAACGAATGCAGCACCCAAAGAATCCACGCTACAAATGGGAATCCGAACAACTCCATGATTACGTGCTTTTCATGGCCAATACCGGCCTGCGGCCGGATGAAGCCGCCCGCCTCCAGTTCCGGGATGTGACCATCGTCGAGGACGATGCCACAAACGAGACCATTCTTGAGATCGAAGTGCGCGGAAAACGAGGTGTCGGCTACTGCAAGAGCACGACCGGCGCAGTCAGGCCCTTCGAGCGACTGAGGGACAGAAACAGTGCCCGAAAGGCTCAACAGAAGCAGAAGGCGCAGCCGACCGACCTGATCTTCCCCAAGACGCACCGGGAGCTTTTCAACACAATCCTGAAAGAGGAGAATCTCAAGACGGACCGCGAAGGTCAGGCGCGCACGGCGTACAGCCTGCGGCACACATACATCTGTCTGCGCCTCATGGAAGGCGCGGACATTTATCAGATCGCGAAGAACTGCCGCACCAGCGTCGAAATGATCGAAAAGTATTACGCCTCCCACATCAAGACCAGCCTTGATGCAGCAGCCATCAACATCCGAAAGAAAAAGCCGTTGAAGAAAGCAGGGAGCGAATCCCGTCAGGAAGCATAAGGCTCCCCTGTTGGGATGAAGAGGATATGAGCGAAGAACTTCTTTTCAATACATACGACATATATGGGGTCGTTCAGGGTCGCACCGAATCGATAAAGAAACGCGTGAATTCAATCCCACCCAACACGCTTCTGGGTGCGAGCGAACATGATCTCATCCAGGTGCTCGTGGAAGAATTTCGATTGAACGTGCCCGTGATCAAAGAGGATGAAATCCATGTCGCAGATTCGGGCGAAGTCTCGGTCGACGTTAGCGGCGATTCCATGCGAATGATCTACGACCGGTCGGAGCCTTTTTATGTGCCCGGCAATAAGACTGTCATCGCCGTGCCTTTTGAAGGTCAAGTGGAATTTTTCAGAGTACAGCCAAGGAGCTTCAGCCTCAGCCCTCCACGGGCGGAGATCGACAAAGGTGAGCTACTGCTCACATATGTCAGAACGAATCCCAACGCCGAAGAGATAAAGAGGAGCTACCAGGGGACGATCAATTCCATCAAGGAGTACCTTCGCTCGCTCTCGGAATCGGTGGCACAGTTCAATGACCAGCTGCAAAGCTTGATTACGGCTCAACTGAAGGCAAGGAAGGAAAGGCTCCTCGCCGATGCGGGCATGACGGCGGCACTTGGACTGCCGATGAAGAAGCGCGAAGGCGCACCAGCCACATACTCCGTCCCGGTCACCCGGCGCGTACCGAAAATCGAGCAGATCAAGGTAGCGGGGGCATTTAAGCCCGAGCCAGCTCTCTCCGCGCAGGATTATCAGGAAATCCTGCGAATCATGAAGAACATGGTGCATGTGATGGAGCTAAGTCCTCATGCATTTTCCGCGATGGGAGAGGAGGATTTGCGCTCCCACTTCCTCGTTCAACTCAATGGCGCGTTTCAAGGCCAGGCAACTGGAGAGACTTTCAATTTTCAGGGAAAAACAGACATTCTCATCCGGGTTGACGGGAAGAATATCTTTATCGCCGAGTGCAAATTCTGGAAGGGCGAAAAGTCTCTCATCGACACAATCGACCAGCTGCTTTCCTACCTCAGCTGGAGAGACACGAAGGCCGCCGTAATAGTGTTCAACAGGAATGCCGATTTCAGTGCAGTCCTGGCGAAGATTGCGGAGACTGCGCCAAAGCATTCAGGCTTTAAACGTGATCTTGGCAAGGAAGATGAGAGCACGTTTCGCTACGTTTTTGTCCAACCCAACGACTCGAACCGTGAGATCGCGCTTACCGTGATGGCGTTCGATATTCCGACGGCGTCTGTCAGCTAGTCCTTCAGTTATCTTGCTCCCCAAGGACGGACCTGATGGTGTCGCTCATATAAACAAGAGATAGTCGCAAGA
This portion of the Acidicapsa acidisoli genome encodes:
- a CDS encoding FmdB family zinc ribbon protein — its product is MPLYEYRCTSCGYSFEKIQNFSAEPERECPKCQGVLIRPVTAPALRFEGAGWYVNDYAGKGGTKAGETATASASDGTKESNGTSGKESKTESKSSGADSSAPSTAAPAPAATSTTPSSSSGT
- the purL gene encoding phosphoribosylformylglycinamidine synthase subunit PurL codes for the protein MTSSPFPGQVSSQNFGEAEAPAPAVITPELLAQHSITPDEYARILAALGRVPSLTELGIYSVMWSEHCSYKSSKVHLKRLPTKSDRVVQGPGENAGIIDVGDGWACAFKIESHNHPSYIEPHQGAATGVGGILRDIFTMGARPLAVMDSLRFGPIEAGSESPELVRRNHSIVDGVVSGVASYGNCFGVPNLGGETKFESCYSGNPLVNAFALGLVKIDEIFYGKASGVGNPVIYVGAKTGRDGIHGATMASEEFHEGTEQKRPNVQVGDPFMEKLLLEACLEAMQTGAIVGIQDMGAAGLTCSTCEMGARGGVGLDVELDNVPQRETGMNSYEIMLSESQERMLLVAESGREHEVLSVFAKWGLDAVIVGTVKPEPRLRIRHHGVLVADIPNESLTDDAPLYNRPVGTWKSPLPLDPPEAVVAALNEPRDYTADLKKLLASANICSKRWVHEQYDTMVQTNTVQGPGGEGGVMRIKGTGTPGHERGLAMALDGNGRWCYLDPKLGAMHAVAEAARKVACTGATPVAATNCLNFGNPEKPEIMAQLSAAIDGIGEACTALGTPITGGNVSLYNETRGEGIYPTPVLGIVGILEDVTKAVPADFQKAGDAILLLWPVPRGEEPEPNLQVPFEPLPISQYPFPAMEPLPRARETAEGTEAEMSRNLIVFGSSEYAKVVQGSVWGCPPSLDLAAEAKLQELLGVLAHKKLVSSVRDLTDGGLAVALAEASFAHGIGASVEQERSQMANPLFGVFAEPASTVVISTRPNRVSEIEALASEYNFMTARIGTTGGDRLEISVYGDMVISASLSELRQPWMSALEAALHDEVTA
- a CDS encoding BlaI/MecI/CopY family transcriptional regulator, whose product is MNELTGHDPAELGELERSVLQLMWQHGTLSADQVREELDRQDRTLKDSTVRTVLRRLEEKGYLTHILDSRTFLYSPAEPAPMVAGRAVKRILEWFCDGSVEQLLVGMVDSSVLDHRELKRLAERIAAAQDASQTGVNSQKANGKGEK
- a CDS encoding site-specific integrase, translating into MPEHHTILGGKVHVYKRDDDSRYWQCASYLAGKNRRETTKEASLAKAKDFAEDWYLGLRGKIRDGELITEKTFRDAATQFEREYEIITEGQRNRVYVNDHKRRLRIHLVPFFGNMGLSKINPGQVQEYRIHRLEEAMKVHGKPPARNTMHQEIVTLRQTLKTAVRHQWLQYLPDLSEPYRASGKISHRAWFSPEEYKKLYEATRKRMQHPKNPRYKWESEQLHDYVLFMANTGLRPDEAARLQFRDVTIVEDDATNETILEIEVRGKRGVGYCKSTTGAVRPFERLRDRNSARKAQQKQKAQPTDLIFPKTHRELFNTILKEENLKTDREGQARTAYSLRHTYICLRLMEGADIYQIAKNCRTSVEMIEKYYASHIKTSLDAAAINIRKKKPLKKAGSESRQEA
- the purF gene encoding amidophosphoribosyltransferase; protein product: MAIYGHPEAARQVYLGLYALQHRGQESAGIATANGHHLSNIKGMGLVSEIFTEDVLRKLPGDLSIGHTRYSTTGDSALLNAQPIRVDSTKGLIAIAHNGNLVNLGNLREKLERAGAYFQTTSDSEIIVQLIAHSKAASLVDAIADSLGQVEGAFSIVMMTRDRIFAARDPRGFRPLSMGRIRNSDGPDTIVFASETCAFDLLRAEYEREVLPGELVMVTEDGVTSRQFSNGVAQTSCIFEHVYFARPDSRIYGRWVQESRDQMGRQLARESHVPADVIVPVPDSGVTAALGYAEEAKLPFRFGLIRNHYVGRTFIEPEQKVRDFGVKLKLNPVRNLLEGKRVILIDDSIIRGTTSRKIVRMVRGAGAKEVHLRISCPPTISPCFYGVDTPSKRDLIAANKSVEEIRQYIEADTLAYLSLDGLLKCCEHTEPSGQSTGYCTACYTGSYPTQWVDVDEILPARFPRTDDVQLSLLDTK
- a CDS encoding M56 family metallopeptidase, with product MLTHAGFWILEAAFRSFLMAVAVWAGIRALRLNAVLAQKIAWVMVLLAAGTMPLLMHTSWLALDRIGVQALRIPIRPLRSASPQSVTQAAPQVVDSNSLQFVNSDSINPDPVVRIPKPSPSHRISRASHADEAKSISLHSVEQYSSVPMVVTETGPASLLVSPAPQRSTAFRKQETSSAGRLFQWAQSKLIVLILPILLPILASLYLAVAGLLFLRIVAGLAIAHRIWRSSQPVTDRVFGSLADPGALQLQARNIRSNPSLTTPVTIGSTVILPADYREWDAGKLRIVLAHEQSHVRQRDFYLQLLAAIHVAIFWFSPLGWWLQRKLSELGEALSDRAGLEQAPNAASYAKVLLEFAAIPRTVPIAGVAMARSSNVSSRIERILNARNFRLAFWGERRHAVLAAVIVPAALVVAIAGVRIVPAVEAAQAQTAASIQSATPVSGQVSGTAAGQITGQTSGEVAGQVTSVDSNQASDQAAPPAPPTAPASPTGVSVAPVPPTSDVAPMPAPEPAPHVNVQVNTDMAPEPPMPPQRPDDSSFAFSDDDDNSFAIIRGNGQVTMSGHAGRALEEAKRKYHSNFLWFERDGKSYVITDPAILAQAQNMLRTSPGLEGRKAELDRLQARLNEEMARMQPEIDRASRQNAEIESQMANLQGKLAKIQVDKIAEAAAKAFPPEEQEKLNREMAELAPELAKIKVPGPEFEAEMSKLHSQLAELQSDKFKKLTEDMSKEFSEEKLAELQERIGDIQGCIGEIQGRIGERQGELGEKQGEIGERMGRLGEEMGRIGEQQGRESEAASRRLRSVLDQAVRNGKAIPVD